One region of Zingiber officinale cultivar Zhangliang chromosome 7B, Zo_v1.1, whole genome shotgun sequence genomic DNA includes:
- the LOC122006755 gene encoding protein NRT1/ PTR FAMILY 8.3-like: MEREEGLELESGEGRPLLPLNAASIQSENELRGPRSHYRPGASKAPGIILGFEYLDSVAFNGIGANLIVYLHTVLHGNNAANAANVGTWSGTCFLTPLFGAVVADTYWGNYKTILISLVVYLLGMVTITSSAFSASSKLCEDGTCQSTTTLLFCGLYLVAIGSGGVKAALLPFGAEQFDDENPSDREKKGAFFGWFYLCITLGALTSMTFIVWIQENISWGLGYSIATFCMAAALAAFVLGTPHYRLRLPSGSPLQSILQVLVASYKKRSAEIPRDSSLLYEVNKDSSNGGQQRLPHSNGFRFLDKAATISALDLKDGSPESSWSLCTVTQVEELKMFLRLIPIWANSIIYAAVFAQMFTTFIQQGSAMNTKVGSFSIPPASLCSFEIISVMGWVFVYNNIIAPAAKRYFGNGMGLSQLQRMGIGRFLLILAMLTAAYNESKRLESIKANETLSIAWQLPQFFVLASSEVFNNITQLEFFFAQAPDRMKSICTAMVLFSMSLGNYLNSFIITFIAIATSGGGQPGWISNDLNKGHLDYYFLVLAVISTVNFFVYIAFAKNYTLKKAISDS, encoded by the exons ATGGAGAGAGAGGAGGGTTTGGAGTTGGAGAGCGGAGAAGGAAGACCCTTGCTCCCTTTG AATGCAGCCTCAATCCAATCTGAGAATGAATTGCGAGGACCTCGATCACACTATAGACCTGGTGCCTCAAAAGCACCAGGAATTATTTTAG GATTTGAATATTTGGATAGCGTTGCCTTTAATGGCATTGGAGCAAACTTGATTGTGTATCTTCATACTGTACTGCATGGAAACAATGCTGCAAATGCAGCAAATGTGGGTACTTGGAGTGGAACATGTTTCTTGACACCATTGTTTGGAGCTGTTGTTGCTGATACCTATTGGGGAAATTACAAGACGATATTGATCTCCCTTGTTGTGTATCTTCTT GGAATGGTTACTATCACTTCCTCTGCGTTTTCGGCATCATCAAAGCTCTGCGAGGATGGGACATGCCAGTCAACAACTACCCTTCTTTTCTGTGGGTTATATCTTGTTGCCATTGGAAGTGGAGGTGTCAAGGCTGCACTTCTCCCCTTTGGTGCAGAGCAGTTCGATGATGAGAATCCATCAGATAGAGAGAAAAAAGGAGCTTTTTTTGGTTGGTTTTATCTTTGCATCACCTTAGGAGCTCTCACATCGATGACTTTCATAGTTTGGATACAAGAAAATATTAGTTGGGGACTTGGATATAGCATTGCAACATTCTGCATGGCAGCCGCCTTAGCAGCTTTTGTATTGGGCACACCACATTATCGGCTCCGGTTGCCAAGTGGCAGTCCATTGCAAAGTATTCTTCAGGTTCTTGTAGCTTCCTACAAGAAACGGAGTGCTGAGATTCCCAGAGATAGCAGTCTCTTGTATGAGGTGAACAAGGACTCATCGAATGGAGGGCAGCAGAGATTACCACATTCAAATGGATTCAG GTTCTTGGACAAAGCGGCTACCATTTCCGCCCTGGATCTGAAAGATGGTTCTCCCGAGAGCTCATGGAGTCTATGTACCGTTACTCAAGTTGAAGAGTTGAAGATGTTCCTACGTCTGATTCCAATCTGGGCTAACAGTATAATCTATGCAGCCGTGTTTGCGCAAATGTTTACCACCTTCATTCagcaagggagtgcaatgaacaCCAAGGTCGGTTCATTTTCCATCCCTCCTGCATCCCTGTGCTCGTTTGAAATCATAAGTGTCATGGGATGGGTTTTTGTTTACAACAACATCATAGCCCCTGCTGCCAAGAGGTATTTTGGCAATGGAATGGGTCTTTCCCAGCTACAGCGGATGGGAATCGGACGGTTTCTACTCATCCTAGCAATGCTTACTGCTGCTTACAACGAGAGCAAGAGATTGGAGAGTATTAAAGCCAATGAAACCTTGAGCATCGCATGGCAACTCCCGCAGTTCTTTGTCCTAGCCAGCTCGGAGGTCTTCAATAACATCACCCAGCTTGAGTTCTTCTTTGCACAGGCACCCGACCGGATGAAGAGCATATGCACAGCCATGGTCCTCTTCTCAATGTCACTAGGCAATTACTTGAACTCATTCATCATCACATTCATTGCAATTGCAACATCGGGAGGGGGACAGCCAGGGTGGATCTCAAACGATTTAAACAAAGGGCATCTGGATTACTACTTCCTGGTGTTGGCAGTGATTTCGACGGTCAACTTTTTTGTTTATATTGCTTTCGCAAAGAACTACACCCTAAAGAAAGCTATCTCAGACAGTTAA